The Lates calcarifer isolate ASB-BC8 linkage group LG11, TLL_Latcal_v3, whole genome shotgun sequence genomic sequence CTAGCTTTATGTACTGTGTGGCGTTTTACGTTATACTGGTCTTGGCTAAAAGCgatttcttttaaatgtaatcGTGCTCAAGCGTAATATTTATTTTGGATATAGTGCGTATGGCTTCACACTTTATGGAATAATGAAGTGTTTAGTTTGGGAGCGACAACACAATAGCTCTCATTTGCTAACTAACGTTAACGttaggctaacgttagctagctagcttatCCTTAGCTGTTAACACGACACAACAGTGTAAAACTAACACTGCATATCAGAGCATGGGTTGCGAAGAAATAGTCAAAACTGATCTACACCACTCCGTCCATTGGTAACAGGATTATTGAGCAAGTGTGAGATCGCCTGACCCACCCTTTAACAACGAGGGGCTCCGAGCTGTGCTCGCAGCGGCAGCTTGACAATAAATGTCGTTTGTTTACGCTGATTCCAGAGTTCTCCTGAGCCCCTGCCCCCACTACGTATCACTCCGCACAACACACAGAATATTCATACTGAAACATTTAATGATCCAACTGGCACCAAAACCACGCGTTTTTATGCcacaacacatgaaaaatatctGCATTTTGAGAAATTGTAGTATTTACTTATTTTCGTGTATGAACATTCAAAGCGGACTAGTTTCTGTTAGAGGTTATCTTCATTTTGCTTAAAACATAGGAGGGGTTTCGCTGTAGTATTAATATCGGTGGTAGGCTGTATGGTGAACAATTAACGATAAACTATATGGTCTTACGTATAAAACATTCTAATTTGTATTAGCCACAATATAGTGTCACCCAAAAGTATTTCAATTAACTTTTATTTCGTAACTTTTACTCATTTCCCCTTTCTTTGTAGATAGTAGGTCCCATAAAAATGCCCCGGACTGCTTTCTTGGTGCGGATTACGTACTTTTGATTGACTATTGGACTGTCCAATCAGAAAATACTTCAAGCTTAGCAACAGCAAAGTTGCTCTCTTGTCCAATCAACAAAGAGAGGGGTGGGCTTTAGCGTGCTCAGGATTCTCCCGTTTGATTGGTTGAAACACTTGTCAGTTGTAGTAGACTTGTGGACTTTGTGGTTCATTGTTGAGGTCTCCGCCAGTGCCTCACTGAACTTAGAACGCCATGTCCCACAATCCAACAGGAGTTACAACCAGCAGCATGCGCACGGCTAGAGGCGGAGCTGCTATATAAACACGAGCTCCCTCTTCTTGAGTAGCACACTGGACACTGTTGTGAAGGCGGAACGCGGTCTCTGGGTGAACGGCAGCTCTGACAGCATCGAAACAGTTAATGGTAGTTAGCGACAGTTGCTCTGACAAACCCTTGGAGGAGTAACAAGTGTTTACTGTTCGGAagtttacttttactttatgatagtttatttttaaatgtcagtaagTCAAACTTTCTTTAGTGACTTCTCCTCACTCTAAAATAAGTATATTTTCGTTCAAATTAAGTTTAACGTTTTTAACGAACTTTGAGGCTCAGTTTTGAGATCATGAACATTATCTAAAAATGCGCTAAAGCGGAGCCATCGGAGCGGATAATCAGGATGACAGAGCCAGCGGAGCAGACCCATCACCTGAAAACTTCAGGCAGCCCATCAGGTGGGAGCAGCGGAGACGCTTTGGAGCATCTCCCAGCCAGCAACCGTGGTGGACCGGTGAACGGCGACAGGGGGCGACAGAGAGACCAGAaacagcggcagcagcagcagcagcagcagcgggcgGAGAACTGTGGGGATATCAACACAGACAAGTTATGGCAAATGAAAGGCGGTCAGAGGGAGGTGTGCCCTGCCTTAGCAACCGGAAACGAGCTTCCAAAGTGCCCGATTGCAGCTCAGCCTCATCAGAAACCCGATGTCCACGCAGCGGACGATGGTAGTCACAACTCACCGGGGAAAAACGGCGAAGACAGACCGCTGCAGGAGACTTTGAACCAGGTGCAAGAGGAGGGTATTCACATCGACTCCGACACTGGCTTGGACGCGCGTCTGGGCAAGAAGCGACACAGGCGCAGGACCTCCAAGAAGAAGCGCAACTGGAAGCCTTACTACAAACTTTCCTGGGAGGAACGGAAAgccctggaggagagagagacggccAGGGCTTCCCGGTTGAGAGAGGAGATGTTCGCCAAAGGGCTCCCGGTGGCCCCGTATAACACCACACAGTTCCTGATGGACGAGCATGACCGAGAGGAGCCCGACCTCAACACCGAGACCGGGGTCAGGCGGCCCTCGGGGGTCGGTGGTCGTATGGAGGACACGGGCAGCGAGGAGGACCTCTTCGATAACGATGAGGAGGACGATGATGACGGCAGCGGCGGAGGCAGCGACGGTATCGGGAGGCCCGGGAACGCAGGTGGGGAGTTTCTCCAGAGAGACTTTTCCGAGACCTACGAGATGTACCACGTCGAGAGCCTACAGAATATGACCAAGCAGGAGCTGGTGCAGGAGTACCTGGAGCTGGAGAAGTGCATGTCccggctggaggaggagaacaacCGGCTGAGGCGCGCCGTGGAGCCCGGGGGTCTGACCGTGGAGAGCTCACTGGTTCGGCTCAGGGAGCTGGAGAGGGAACTGGAGAGACTGAGGGCCCAAAACACGGAGCTCCTCCTGCAGAACCAGCCGAGCAAGGACATGGCCCAGGTCGCTACCAACTAGAGGACACAATTCAAATAGGGAAAACCCCTTTGAAAGAGGTAAAAACATGGGACTactgcatttttaaacaaattgtCATCAGTTTTCTGTAATAAGTTTGTCATCTGGACGAGGAAGTCCTTGCATTGCAATGCAATACTTGACGTTTCTTTTCTATTTGGACTGTAAGGGTGTCCTGTTCAATTTTTTtcaagaagaaaatgtaaatatttcaaaaataagaTTCTTTTTATAAAGAGAATGTATTTGACAACACgagaatattttgtttgtttccctgGTCAACTTCGTAGGTATCCATTTACATatactgtttcatttttgaattaaaaacaaacattgtatGTTGCAACCCcctaaaaaaaactgaataacaaATTACAGCTAATTGGGCCAGCTTGCAAAGACTGTTTTGCAGAAATAAATTCCAGAGTGAACATTTTAACAGTTGTGTGTTAACAATAAGTTCAAATAAAATTTTGAAATTCTGCTTAAAATCTGTCATGTGTTGTAAAGTCTGCTCTAAAACACAGGAAGCGGTTCATACAAGCTGCAGTGTTAAGCCACTGTACGCAGCTTCTGTCAGCATGCAAATAATCACAAAGCTTTGCTTGTGAGGATCCAGAAATGGGCCAGACAGAAGACATCAGTGGGCTCTGAATAGGAGGAATACAGACTGTAGCCATAGCAGAAGGGGGGATGGGATATGATGGAGATGCTCTTTATGAAGGTTAACCCACTCTGAGTTAAATCTATTAAGGATATTGTGCAAGAGGAAATGCAAAATGGGTtcattcctccttttttttcaaaaacaaattttgTTCATTAGAGAAGTTCTGGTCATGCCAAAGGAATAGTATGAGCTGGAAATTGTGTTTACTAAAGCTCTACATTTAGGCAGAATCATCATAGTTTCAATAGAATCTCAGTGTTCCAGCTAATTTCCACAGAATGCATCAATATTAAACTATTCAAGTGAGTTAAAAGGCGGAGCTTCAGCAGTTCAGATGAAGTTTCCTTCACGTGCAGAGGCAATCTGTGCCACAAGGCCTGGACAGACCATATTCATCTGCAGCCTCTAGAGGGCATCATTCAGCTCCTATTTTAAGTTGCCTGCTCTGCAAAACATGAGCCTCAACCCtctctgtaaagaaaaaaaaaagtgtgtgtcttGCAAAAATCCCATaatctcaaaaacaaacacacacatgagcatttttttaaacatagttctgtttatttacatcatATAACCTTGCTTTAAAGCACACAGCCATGAGGGGAAATGGTTTCAGGCGGACAACCTTTTTAAGTCCAGTCATTTTCATATTAGTTATACTCAAAAGCAATTCCAAATGTACacaatacagtatgttacaTATTAAGATAGTATGTACAAAAAGACTTAAAATACAACAATGAGACATTAGGTGAATCACATttcagacaacacacaccaacatgaTGAGCTTCCCTCTGATGAGGCTGTTAAGTTCATCTTTAGGAAACAGGATGTTGCCTGGCATGACCTAATGCAGTTTTAGGGTAGGGCTTTGTTAGGTGTACCATATTCACACACTGTGGATCGCTATAGGCAGAGAGAGATGGCCTCAGTTTGTTAAGAAAGAAAGCAGCTGAGAGAAAGCACTATGCCTCTTCCCTCTTAGCAGCATCGGGAATAGCTGTTAAATGCCTGCGTTAAAAGGCAAAGAGAGTGCATAGACATATCCTTGGCTTGAAGTgtgcttctttttcattttcttttacagcCTCTCAGTTAGACCGCTTGTATTCAATGTATACATCTTTGGGTCAGTGCCTTAGTTATTAGACCATCAaccacaggagaggagggaggagaccCAGAAACAACAAAGGGAAACGGAAAGATAAGAACCGCGCATGGCActgcagaacaaaaacacattccagAAATCAGGCACTTGTAGAAAATATCTTGAGGTAAGACAAAGACTGTAACTTATCAtttattaccattattattatcattaatattattatcacCATTTCTTTTCACTGGGTTGTTTGGTTAGATGAAAACAGGCGAGTCTCTCATGACTTTGGAAGTTGCACctcctgtttgtgttattttctgatGATGGGTCATAAAAACAATAGATTAATGATGGTGGTTGTTCTGTATTCATTTCCTCTAATGTACCATTTCCCCAGTCTGGGAGGATTTATTAGATCCTGACCTTATGGaaacaccaccacctcctccccacacacacaccccccgAGAGGGGATGTGATGAAAACGCGTAATCGCTTGAAGTGAAAATGCAGCCGTTTGTACATCTTTTAACAGTCTGTTAAACTCAGGcttcttgtcttgtcttttattACAAGACGGAACACCACTTTGTCTTGAGCTCAGTAAATATGAGCAGATCTGTGAAGTAATCCCAGACAtgaataacaaaacaaatgatgagGTCAGCCATCACAGTGTGGTGCTGAGCTGCCTGCAAGCTGTCcaatataatgtaataattaccagattactttttttttatcttgctACATGTTGATGCAACATTGCTGAATGTGTAGTCACCAGATAAACTTATTTCTAAGACTGTATCTCATGAGATAAAAGTTTTCTGCACAGTGCTGAGAATCAGAGAGAAAGGCCATCTATGAGGAAATAAGGAAGGGGGTTAGTCATATTTATCTCGTCTCCTTTGAACAGGTACACCCAAGAGGTGAAATCACAATAAAAGACCTTTTTTAACTTTagtacaaaatatatatataatatatatatatatatatatgtagagagagaatataaaacaaaaaagaatatatTAAGGGAAACATTTCAAGTAACATCTTGAAAGAAATGACTGTGCACTTGTACGCACTTTTTGTAAACCATAAAAAAAGAactaaaaaaagtaaaaacaaatatgataacataatattttatatttacaagGTTAACTTAACAAGGCTTTGtacaaatgttacaaaaactgttcaacacaaacacttgcaCGCTCGGACATTATCACGAATATTGTTGcgcaaacacacataaacattatTAACAagtagggagagagagagacgactgtatttctgtgtttgtgaccTATCGTTTGGAGTATAAATGATGAGTATTACAGTGTCTGTGGTCTGAGGAGTAACAGATTAGGAAGACTGATATGAAAAATCAGTTGAGATCCCACTTCAAATGGTTTTAACCTGACCATTAAATTTGGAATTGTTAAGAGTCTGTCTCCTCTGGCTCACTTGAAGAAGGTTTGGAGAAATTTTGTAATTCCACTTTAAGTTAAGAAGCACCATTCTCTCAAGAACCAGAGGCAGGCTGTATTTTCAAcatcctcctctgttctcttgAAGGGGTTTAACCCTTTGATTTAAATGCCGTCTGTGAGCCAGGCCCGGAAGGAAGAGATGACAGGGAAGGATGCTTGGTTATTACTCGAATGAGAATTCTTGGCTGTAACATTGGATGTGATGaggtctgtttgtgtctctgtcctgtTCCTGTATTATTTCTATAAAAGCACACatataggaaaaagaaaaaaaaaaagctttggcAACACTGGAATGCCCCTTGCCATGCAAACGGAGCTTATCAAAAAGAAAAGGGTGGGCTGCTGTTAAAGACCTGTTCATTGGTACACTGTGTTGCACCTGGCAACTAACCACAACCCTGTTaacactgctgctgacagtCTACTGACCTGCAGGGAGCCAGCAGCTCGGCCGGACCCCCCCTTAGAGTCAGCAGCTTCAGCCTCTTTTCCCTCAGAGTGGAGCTTGGGGCCAGCTGGCAGGGCTTCACAGGTATTGGTGGAATCTAGAGGTGGGTGCTTGACGAGTAGCCGGTCCTTGTTCGAGCCCGTCTGCATCCCGAGGCAGCCCTGGTGTTTTGACCTGGTTTTGATTGATAGGAGACAAGGGGAATTCATTGACAATCAGCGGGGGTCTCTTGTCGGACGTCTCGGTCGGGGAGGCCACCACCGTGTGCCTGCGCCAGGCCCGTCTCTTCCTCCGCGTCTCTGGCGACAGCGGTTTCCGCAGCCCCACGCTGCGCAGGTCGTCGGCCGAGCCCAGCAGTCGGGCGCGGACTTGCTCGGCTAGAGACCTGCCGCCAGGGCCGGTTGGGGTGAAGGAGGCGGCCTCGCTGGGCGGCAGAGCGGGTTTGGGCCGGGCCGGGCGCAGGCTCTCCTGGCTGCTGCCAGAGGAGGGGTTGGTTCTGGAggtctctctcctcactctggGTGCACCTTCAGACCCAGAGCCAGCCCCATCACCCTGAGCCATGGTCTCGGACAGCTCCAACAGGTCCAGGGAGCGAGCCTTGGCCTTCTCCGACTTCAGCTTCTTCCTGGCCAGAGTGTCGCACTGGATCAGCTTGTGGGAGTTGAAGGAAGGCCGCGAGTGCAGTCTGTgagtggtggaggaggatgagaaggaggaggacgagggCGTGGTGGAGCGCgctcctccttcactcctctctGCAGAGTCCGGGGTGTGGGTGAGGGGTGTGGGCGGGGCGAGCAGGTTTGTGGGCGAGAGAACAGGGGGTTTGTAGTGTGTGTAGAGGAAGCTGCGCGGGGCTGCTGGCGGCTGTGCGTTCACGGGTGTAGTCGGGTGTTTATCGGGTCTCTCCTGGGTGAGGGAGCGCGAGGCGAAGCCACTCTCATTATCCGTCTCGCTCACCAGCTCGCTGTGCTCGTCATCGGCGTCGTCCCCCCTTCCCTCTGACCCCAGGCTGCGCCCTAGCGTGGACAGGGTGGAGTAACCAGAAACGATAGAACGCGCGTCCTCTGGCGCTCGCCATGGCGGCCCCTTCACCTCCACCcgtgtctcctcctcctgcagcaacATCGCTGCCTGCCTCCCTCccgtctcctcttcctctttacaGCACGGCCGACTGGGAATACTCACCACCGCCTCATCTTCTTCTACCTCCTCTTTCGCTCCGCTTTCTACAacttcctcatcttcctcttcttcttcttcttcttcctcttcatcgtcatcctcctctccctccgcCCGAGGAGCAGTGTCGCCTACAGGTgactctgcctcctcttcctcctctgcccctAGATGTCCGGCTTTGATTGGCTCGTGCTCCGAGTCGTCGTCGGTGCTGCTGCCCACACGGCGGGCGTTATGACGCTTTCTGCGTTTGCGGCCTGTTACAGCTGACATAATGGACAGAGTCAGGAAGTCCTTGGCTGTCAGGTCCTTCTTTGACCCCCACGACCCctgaaaaaggaagaaatgtcactgagactgagactgagtcATATGTTACACTTGTTTCCTGTTATTTTATAACAATATCTGTGAATGTGAGCTGCATTCGTACAACCAGAGTAACCTTGCACCATGTAAGGAGATGTTACCTTTGATTTAGCTGAGTCACTGTTGGTTGAGTctggggaaaaagaaaacaaaaaaaaacatcagtgggTCAGATACATTGAAGTTAACAAAAGGCCAGAACGGTCATGGTGGAGGACACAGAGGCAGTTGGGGTGTgatcatcacttttttttcttaaaggaCAAATTCACAATAAATCACTGCTGCGCTGCTCTCTATCTTCCGTAAACACGATTTACTGTAACCCTTGATGTCACAGCAAGTGTTTCCCATTAGCCATAAAGGGGAAAGCACCCGCTGTCACATTGACACACTGATTCAGGCGTGGCTACAGTTGCAACACACTTTCTGTTTGTAGTGAGCAGCCCAGCAGCTGTTCTGTGTCCTCTTCctgattttaacatttcatttaagACCAATTCCCCGACTAAATTTTCAGGAACTCGTCTTCCTCTGTGCCCTTTGACCCTGACGGACCCCGGCACAAAGATGTGCACACTGGTGAATGTGGAGGAGAAACAATgatttttggaggggggggCAGGGTTTGGTGTAGGGGACAGGAAAACTGCATTAGGAAACCACAGCACACACCGATGATATCACCGAAAAACACTgatgacatcaatcagtgaaAGAAGAAGCGTTGGGAGGCGTGAAGGCAGAAATAATCGACAGTGTGAAAAGAAACACAGcccctcacaaacacaaacgtaCATACACACCGATGCAGGATAAAAGATCTTTTATGCATAAATCAAGATCTTTTGAGAAACCCAGGGGCATGGGAGGGGTGGCTGTCTCCTGAGGGGCTCTAGATGGAGTTGTTTCTCATGTACCAACAACATCAGTAGTAAAAATCAAACTAGTTTGTTTTGTGTCGAGCTCACAGATGCTGGTTCTCATCTTTCCCCTTTGTATCATAGATGCACCACTattaaaatgctgtaatggTTTTCCCAAAATGCAGCTCAGCACAGGTACTTCATGAGTGATGGCAGCAGAAAAGCagcctttcagaataaaacctCAAATCAAACCAATGTACCAATCACATTTTGGTATGTTAGAGGGTCAACCAGTGAAAAAAGGCTTTTTGCTTGATCATATATCGACCAATAAGGACTCTGCTCACAGTAACTACTAGTCCTGAAACAATAGATGAATTATTTGATTATTCTTTCTGATTTTagcctctgtttttctctggtttATATCAGACTAGACAGCTAATTGAAAAAATAACCTGCAgattgagaaaaaaatattttttgatgcaGTTCTATAAAGGTTTTGTTATATCAATTACCAAAACTAAAACGTAAGCTGTGGAAATATGGTTTAAATCTCTCATTTCTGGGTTGGCAAATGACAAAATATCATGCCTGCTGTTTTCTTGTATTGCAATATCTCTGAGGGCTTTTGCTTTCAAAGACCACATCTGAACTATTTCCTTTAACCTgtctgaggacagaggacaggcACAGAGAATAAAGCACTTTCATGTTGAATGGAGCCAGTCGAGGTGTTTCAGGCGTCTGATCATCAGAGTTTTTTGCAGAGGAGAATCTGGGGTAGACCCAGAATACGctggagggattacatatcccatctggcctggAAACGCCTCAGGATCCTCCAGGCAGGACTGGAAATCCTTGCTggggagagggatgtctggaataCCGTGCTTAGCCTGTTGCCAATGGACCCAACCCAGataagtggaaaaaaacacatggatGGAGAAACACTTCTGGAACATTCTCTTAAACAAATCGAGGCTCTAAAGACAGAGGGAAGGTGCAAACTGATGATTTGGATTTTGGTCTTGATAAATGGACCTGACTTCTTTGTGTGCAGTGTTGACACCACCACTGTTAGCCTGGACCTCACTTTAGTTGCACTCAGGGAAactaaagctttttttttaacagttataGAAAAACCAAGGAGGAAAGGTGAAGGTTTAGGCCACTACTGAGCTTCACACAAAAAATCTGATGAATAGAAATTTACAGCTGATGTCACGGGACTTTAAAGTGTCAGAAACAGCGCCACCTAGAGTCCCTTTAGAGATAGAAGTGGGGCTGGGATCCTGATGATTTGACTCAAACCGACTGAAATGGCTGATATGATGAGTGAGGGAGCTGTCTCTCAGTGACAGACCACAGTTTACACTCGAGTGTCAGATGCAGCAGCTTTAACAGGCAGAGAGCATCCAGTCATCTGTTAATTCATTAGTTTTGACTGGGGAGACACTGAAGTGACATGTTCTCACAGAGACCCCCCGTCTGACACTGAGAGGGAGACACCGACTTTCAGGAGGGTAATGGAGACCATGGACACACaaaccatcaccaccactgaAGCACTCTctcatacaaaacacacacccattatttcactttcacactATGATACACTGACTcggttacacacacacacacacacacacacacatattgccAGGGGAGTTCCCATCCTACCGCAGTGGCTGCTCCACAGGCTCAGCTAAGAAAAGGAAATGCAGAAACGtacagagaaagtgaaagatgaGCAAcgtggaggggaaaaaagaggtcagcagagaggaaagaaagtaTAGGCACGCtatcaaacacagaaaacactccAAGTGCTAACGGATGTAAGACTTCATTTCTTATGCTGCGTTCCAGTTCTGTTGGAGAGTAGGGAATTCTGGCTTTAAACTGGGACAAACTTCCAACGAGGAATTTCAATCAAGCAAGGAATGCAGTTGTCTGACTTTGTGCCAACACTGTCAACACTTGAAGAGTATTTCTCTCAACATGTTATTAAAAAGCTCCTTTTTAAATGATTCGTTTTGTCTTGTCTCAGAACTGCATTATTGAGAAATCTTACTCAATCAATCAAATGTCTTTTGGGATTCTATTAACAAAATACCTTTAATAAAATCAACTGTTATTTATAACAGGTGAAGATTTCTTTTGAAGAAATATCTGGCCTGACAGttaacagtttttttcctcagttCGCTGGAACACAGATTGTAATCATGACACACTAGAGGGGAATTTCCTACTTCCAGTAAACAGAAAGCAGCATTTATTTTGGGTTGCCAGTTACAGCTACCCGAATGCTATTGGTCGGCTTGGTTGGAGCTAGCAGTGACTGACTGAGATCCACCAACAGCGTCCTCACCTGAGGCCTCCCCGAGCAGAGCGGTCCTGCCGATGTTGGACAGCAGGTGGTCAATGTTGGGGGCGGGTTGCACGTCCTCCGTGTCCACCGGCGTCTGGAGGGAACAGacacaacaaaccaaaaaacattCGATTAACTGACAAAAGTAACTTCAGATCAGTTAGAAACCAGAGCATCTCATCTTCAagttgtctttattttgtgcAGTAGACAGATGGTAGGAAATGAGAGAGATACTCAAACAGGGGATGTTACAGTTCATGGTCAGAATCTTAATCCCTAAAGCAGAGAGTGACCTGCTACACATCATTAATTTAACTACTTTTCTAGTGACAAAGTGCAGCAACAGCTGTGTACTAATGAGATTTATgtggaaaatgtggaaaataatcAGATCACCAAACATTCATGTGCAGATTCATACATGTTCAACAGATCTATATTTGTTTATCTGTGCTCAGTCATAAAGATAAAACAGCTTATTTAAAGTATAACCAATCAAAAGCAGAGTCActtcatgtttttatcaaaCAGTATAATCACTCCATTGTATGGTAAATAGGGTTAGATCAGAATATTTATATAAACTTGCTGTGAAAGACATCTTTAACAAGTCATTTCATCTTGGATGGTGCCTtcatgagttttttttttttcttgactttcTAGGAATTACTGTTTCCAGGTTTTAACAAGACAAAATAAGACCGTTTGCTGAACCACAATCCATAaagagacacatttttatttttaataaaataatatttaatgacTTGTCAACATCTTGTTAAAATGGACCTTAACTCTGTCAGACCCAACATCAGTATCTTCTTTAAACTGcttctgaaaacacatttttactgaaGAGCATTTGaataacttctttttttaaatagctttttctcttttatgttccctctgaaaatgtattttcattgaAAGCCCTttttataacaaaataataaaaaccttATTCAGTATTTGTATGTGTTCGCAGGTTGAGTTATGTGTAAAATTCAGATGTATCAAAGCACTAATCTGTGGTTCTGATAAGACCTATACAGACAtctaatcattattattactattattattttaccaATGTGTTTGACAAAGTTATTTCACACCAGcttcaaaatattcagttaatcAGAAGTGAAGTCTGCAATTTTACATATAACATACTTTTATTTGCAGAGCGGCTGCACACTGAATTTTCAAATCATGACTCTGTCGTGCACAaaggttttcagtgtttcagtc encodes the following:
- the hexim1 gene encoding protein HEXIM1, giving the protein MTEPAEQTHHLKTSGSPSGGSSGDALEHLPASNRGGPVNGDRGRQRDQKQRQQQQQQQRAENCGDINTDKLWQMKGGQREVCPALATGNELPKCPIAAQPHQKPDVHAADDGSHNSPGKNGEDRPLQETLNQVQEEGIHIDSDTGLDARLGKKRHRRRTSKKKRNWKPYYKLSWEERKALEERETARASRLREEMFAKGLPVAPYNTTQFLMDEHDREEPDLNTETGVRRPSGVGGRMEDTGSEEDLFDNDEEDDDDGSGGGSDGIGRPGNAGGEFLQRDFSETYEMYHVESLQNMTKQELVQEYLELEKCMSRLEEENNRLRRAVEPGGLTVESSLVRLRELERELERLRAQNTELLLQNQPSKDMAQVATN